The DNA region ATGCCGAGGAGCTGGCGGACCGTCCCAGGGTCGTCGTCGGCAACAAATGTGACATGCCGGGCGTGGGAGACGCCTCAGGAGTCCTCGCCGCCCGCTGTGATGAGAGCGGGGTGGAATACTTCGCGGTCTCCGCACTCACAGGCGAGGGCATCGACCCGATGCTGCGCTCTATCGCAGCACGTGTGTACGACCTGCGCCGTGTGGAGGCGCGCTCCGAGGAGCGTTTCGAGGCTGAATGGGTCCACACCGTGAGGGACGATCGCACGTTTGAGGTACGCCGCTTCGGCGACGGCTGGGTCGTAGAAGGCCGCGGTGTCGAACGCATGGTGATCATGACGGAGATGGACAACGAGGAGGCCCTGGCGTTTCTGCAGAAGCGCCTCGTGAAAGCCGGCGTAGAACGTGCGCTCGAAGAGGCGGGAGCTTTCGACGGTGACGAGATCATCATCGCCGGACGCGCCTTCGAGTTCTCTTCCGCACTTGCCCGGGACCCCGAGGTCGCCTACATAGAAGACGAGGTATTCGCTGCCGACGACGAGCGTGAGGACGTGGAATCCACGTGAGCAGGTACCGCCGCATTGTAATAAAGGTCGGATCGACCACGCTCGTCGACGAGAACGGGCGTCCTGATCGAGCGTTCATCGGCGATCTCGTCGGGCAGATCTGCGATGTGCGGGCGTCCGGTTCGCAGGTCGTGCTCGTCACGTCCGGTGCGATTGCCGCCGGAGTCGAGGCGCTCGGCCTGAAAGAGCGTCCCGACGACATGCCTTCGCTGCAGGCAGCGGCGTCCGTGGGGCAGGTGCGACTCATCGAGACCTACGCCGAGCTGTTCCAGGGGCGTGGTGTTCCGGTGGGCCAGGTCCTCCTCACGCGCCATGACACAGGACATCGCGAGGCGTACCTACATGCTCGTGACACCTTCGACAGGCTTCTTGATATGGGCGTGGTTCCCGTCGTGAACGAGAACGACACGGTCGCCGTAGACGAGATCCGCTTCGGCGACAACGACGCTCTCGCGGCTCTCGTAGCGACCATGATCCGTGCCGACCTTGTCGTGCTTCTCACGGACATCGAGGGTCTCTACGATGCGGATCCACGCGTTGCCGAGGAGGCTCTCCTCCTCGATCAGGTCGAGGAACTCACAGACCTTCTCGTTGCCGCCGCGGGTGGGTCG from Actinomycetota bacterium includes:
- the cgtA gene encoding Obg family GTPase CgtA; its protein translation is AEELADRPRVVVGNKCDMPGVGDASGVLAARCDESGVEYFAVSALTGEGIDPMLRSIAARVYDLRRVEARSEERFEAEWVHTVRDDRTFEVRRFGDGWVVEGRGVERMVIMTEMDNEEALAFLQKRLVKAGVERALEEAGAFDGDEIIIAGRAFEFSSALARDPEVAYIEDEVFAADDEREDVEST
- the proB gene encoding glutamate 5-kinase, producing the protein MSRYRRIVIKVGSTTLVDENGRPDRAFIGDLVGQICDVRASGSQVVLVTSGAIAAGVEALGLKERPDDMPSLQAAASVGQVRLIETYAELFQGRGVPVGQVLLTRHDTGHREAYLHARDTFDRLLDMGVVPVVNENDTVAVDEIRFGDNDALAALVATMIRADLVVLLTDIEGLYDADPRVAEEALLLDQVEELTDLLVAAAGGS